The Methanolacinia petrolearia DSM 11571 genome has a segment encoding these proteins:
- a CDS encoding winged helix-turn-helix transcriptional regulator gives MEEPSEKQYKYAWGIDAAIAVIGGKWKPLILYELRDGTLRFSQILRGIQPKITQRMLTKELRELEKDGLITRKVYPVVPPKVEYSLTEKGLSLMPILDELCHWGYEHMDDEIEFKCEE, from the coding sequence ATGGAAGAACCCTCCGAAAAACAGTACAAATATGCCTGGGGAATAGATGCAGCCATAGCTGTAATCGGGGGTAAATGGAAACCCCTGATCCTCTATGAGCTAAGGGACGGAACACTTCGTTTCAGCCAGATCCTGAGGGGAATCCAGCCGAAGATCACCCAGAGAATGCTTACCAAAGAGCTTCGCGAACTTGAGAAGGACGGCCTTATCACCCGAAAAGTCTACCCTGTCGTTCCACCGAAAGTCGAGTACTCACTAACTGAAAAAGGACTCTCGCTAATGCCTATCCTCGACGAACTCTGTCACTGGGGATACGAGCATATGGACGATGAGATCGAGTTTAAATGTGAGGAATAG
- a CDS encoding MarR family winged helix-turn-helix transcriptional regulator, with protein sequence MMAVAKSQPTDFADLYEVWMRIRNKMNIMENLPRDFGIDEQLKLSEIHTIQAIGSTKENNNRIIADILGITPSAVSQMVAKLTRRDLVKKVRGLRNDKEVSLELTEKGRTAFKCHEKTHADVYKRIAAGVGTLKKEELEVISRIFSAMESVYDQQIRDLSANKNVSETERSD encoded by the coding sequence ATGATGGCTGTTGCTAAATCACAACCAACCGACTTCGCCGACCTGTACGAGGTATGGATGAGAATACGGAATAAAATGAATATTATGGAGAATCTTCCGCGTGATTTCGGAATCGATGAACAGCTGAAATTATCGGAGATCCATACTATTCAGGCTATAGGAAGTACGAAAGAGAATAACAACAGGATCATTGCCGATATCCTGGGAATAACACCTTCTGCCGTTTCACAGATGGTGGCGAAACTGACCCGCCGCGATCTTGTAAAAAAAGTACGCGGGCTTAGAAACGATAAGGAAGTATCCCTTGAACTTACCGAAAAAGGACGGACTGCATTTAAGTGTCACGAGAAGACCCATGCGGATGTTTACAAGAGAATTGCCGCAGGTGTCGGAACCCTGAAAAAAGAGGAACTGGAAGTGATTTCCAGGATCTTTTCTGCAATGGAATCGGTCTACGATCAGCAAATCCGCGATCTATCGGCCAATAAAAACGTCAGCGAAACGGAGCGATCCGATTGA